The Corvus hawaiiensis isolate bCorHaw1 chromosome 10, bCorHaw1.pri.cur, whole genome shotgun sequence genome includes a window with the following:
- the SNORC gene encoding protein SNORC isoform X2, translating into MLFLREAMPYHRVLRLVLLTLCSILVPAVLAEYPQGPVPTLWNEPPELPSGAGPFDAAATTARLSDATTFPPYTSELEPEDTTHLHRLDAGDGERLREGLPAARSRGSRGCPRGGFAPCGLVTSREGLKPHCWGGGGLPVLPARGNFSAEKPLLAELLLAPRWLQDPSSCPMTCHGRHLP; encoded by the exons ATGCTTTTCCTGAGGGAAGCCATGCCCTACCACAGAGTCCTTCGCCTGGTCCTGCTAACGCTGTGCAGCATCCtggtccctgctgtgctggcag AGTACCCGCAGGGCCCGGTCCCCACCCTCTGGAACGAGCCGCCCGAGCTGCCCTCCGGAGCCGGCCCCTTCGACGCTGCCGCCACCACCGCCCGGCTGTCGGACGCCACGACCTTCCCCCCGTACACCTCCGAGCTGGAGCCCGAGGACACCACCCACCTGCACCGCCTGGACGCCGGGGACGGTGAGCGGCTGCGAGAGGGACTGCCCGCGGCTCGCTCCCGCGGCAGCCGGGGATGTCCTCGCGGTGGATTTGCTCCCTGTGGGCTTGTCACCTCCCGGGAGGGGTTAAAGCCAcactgctggggagggggagggttGCCTGTACTGCCTGCTCGTGGAAATTTCTCTGCTGAGAAGCCTCTGCTTGCGGAGCTTTTGCTAGCCCCAAGATGGCTCCAAGACCCTTCTTCCTGCCCCATGACCTGCCACGGCAGGCACCTGCCCTGA
- the SNORC gene encoding protein SNORC isoform X3: MLFLREAMPYHRVLRLVLLTLCSILVPAVLAAEYPQGPVPTLWNEPPELPSGAGPFDAAATTARLSDATTFPPYTSELEPEDTTHLHRLDAGDGSLGPGAIGAIVIASLLGTSVLVALVVITLRKFSAS, translated from the exons ATGCTTTTCCTGAGGGAAGCCATGCCCTACCACAGAGTCCTTCGCCTGGTCCTGCTAACGCTGTGCAGCATCCtggtccctgctgtgctggcag CAGAGTACCCGCAGGGCCCGGTCCCCACCCTCTGGAACGAGCCGCCCGAGCTGCCCTCCGGAGCCGGCCCCTTCGACGCTGCCGCCACCACCGCCCGGCTGTCGGACGCCACGACCTTCCCCCCGTACACCTCCGAGCTGGAGCCCGAGGACACCACCCACCTGCACCGCCTGGACGCCGGGGACG GCTCGCTGGGGCCCGGAGCTATTGGTGCCATTGTCATTGCCTCCCTCCTGGGTACATCTGTGCTTGTGGCCTTGGTCGTCATCACACTGAGAAAGTTCTCTGCCTCCTGA
- the SNORC gene encoding protein SNORC isoform X1 → MLFLREAMPYHRVLRLVLLTLCSILVPAVLAAEYPQGPVPTLWNEPPELPSGAGPFDAAATTARLSDATTFPPYTSELEPEDTTHLHRLDAGDGERLREGLPAARSRGSRGCPRGGFAPCGLVTSREGLKPHCWGGGGLPVLPARGNFSAEKPLLAELLLAPRWLQDPSSCPMTCHGRHLP, encoded by the exons ATGCTTTTCCTGAGGGAAGCCATGCCCTACCACAGAGTCCTTCGCCTGGTCCTGCTAACGCTGTGCAGCATCCtggtccctgctgtgctggcag CAGAGTACCCGCAGGGCCCGGTCCCCACCCTCTGGAACGAGCCGCCCGAGCTGCCCTCCGGAGCCGGCCCCTTCGACGCTGCCGCCACCACCGCCCGGCTGTCGGACGCCACGACCTTCCCCCCGTACACCTCCGAGCTGGAGCCCGAGGACACCACCCACCTGCACCGCCTGGACGCCGGGGACGGTGAGCGGCTGCGAGAGGGACTGCCCGCGGCTCGCTCCCGCGGCAGCCGGGGATGTCCTCGCGGTGGATTTGCTCCCTGTGGGCTTGTCACCTCCCGGGAGGGGTTAAAGCCAcactgctggggagggggagggttGCCTGTACTGCCTGCTCGTGGAAATTTCTCTGCTGAGAAGCCTCTGCTTGCGGAGCTTTTGCTAGCCCCAAGATGGCTCCAAGACCCTTCTTCCTGCCCCATGACCTGCCACGGCAGGCACCTGCCCTGA